The genomic interval GAAAAGTATTACAAGGATTACGGGCTCAGGGCAAAGGAACTGAACGGTGAAGGCAAAAAGGTGATTGGCTATATCTGTTCCTTTGTCCCTTTGGAGATGATCACTGCAGCCGGATGTGTCCCTTTTCGGATGAGGGGAGATATCCATGAGCCTATCACGAAGGGGGATACCTTACTGGAGACCATCGTATGTCCCTTTGTCCGCAGCTGCTTTGATCTTTCGGTGAAGGATAAATATGGTTTTCTCTCCGGTATGGTTATCCCCCATGGCTGTGACAGCATGGTCAGGAGTTACAGCGTATGGAACTATTCTCTGAAATTTCCCTATTTTCATTTCGTAAACATCCCTACTGTCTGTGATGAATCGTCCTTTGAATTCTTTAATGCAGAGTTAAATACGTTCAGGAAGAGCCTCGAAGAGTTTGTGGGAAGAGAGATCACTGATGGTGATCTGGCTGAAGCCATTGGGGTGCATAACGAAAACAGGAACAAGGCAAGAGCCCTCTATGAATTCAGAAAGGCAGATCCACCCC from Deltaproteobacteria bacterium carries:
- a CDS encoding 2-hydroxyacyl-CoA dehydratase, with the translated sequence MNDTEMNILSKVEKYYKDYGLRAKELNGEGKKVIGYICSFVPLEMITAAGCVPFRMRGDIHEPITKGDTLLETIVCPFVRSCFDLSVKDKYGFLSGMVIPHGCDSMVRSYSVWNYSLKFPYFHFVNIPTVCDESSFEFFNAELNTFRKSLEEFVGREITDGDLAEAIGVHNENRNKARALYEFRKADPPLISGTELMMVLTVGSSLPNSESNALFDEVLAEIEQRKES